One region of Cyanobium sp. M30B3 genomic DNA includes:
- the mutS gene encoding DNA mismatch repair protein MutS, whose translation MPGGRPTIPAAPGEPVAAAAEQQLSLIAGLDVQGDLFGAAGSGEDRSAAGQPEATLEQTALAEAAQRPRQRRQHQRSEPTGATAGTSPDPDAGARPAGDPDSDLPAWHHHGLVDPGQLTPMLRHYVELKAAHPERLLLYRLGDFFECFFEDAITASRLLELTLTGKEAGRAIGRVPMAGIPHHAAERYCGELVRRGHSVALCDQVESTPAKGELLRREITRVLTPGTVLEEGMLAARRNNWLCAVVLDGAGHSAARWGLAVADVSTGEFRVTERAGSDALHQELLQVEAAEVLWPGGLAVADTGNAGPTAAPAWCPAGLLLTPLPRTPFETPEASATLKARFGLASLDGLGLGELPLALRAAGGLVHYLDDTNRGPSDASATTLARVPLDLPTSWHAGDALVLDAATRRNLELTRTQLGGQLQGSLLGALDRTHTAMGGRCLRRWIEAPLVEREAILRRQGGVSELVAQRPLRLAVRRLLRPMGDLERLAGRAGAGTASARDLVALADGLERLPQLAAQLAQAGSAPLQALVRPWPELAELAAELRHTLLDAPPLSLSEGGLIHDGVDPLLDGLRNQLDDQDAWLAQQEAAERRASGISTLKLQYHRTFGYFLAVSRAKAGAVPEHWIRRQTLANEERFVTPELKAREGQIQQLRARAAQREYELFCGLRARVGEQAAAIRSAARLVAELDAIASLAEVAATGGYCCPELTDPAGPEARLLHIEAGRHPVVEQLLVEEPFTPNSVGLGSAAALTAGDSGPLPDLVILTGPNASGKSCYLRQSGLLQLMAQMGSWIPAKAARLGIADRIFTRVGAGDDLAAGQSTFMVEMAETANILHHATPRSLVLLDEIGRGTATFDGLSIAWAVAEHLATPPARGGLGARSIFATHYHELNALAEQLPNVANAQVLVEETGDSLRFLHRVVSGGASRSYGIEAARLAGVPAPVLQRARQVLARIEANSVVRVDQQDGALAA comes from the coding sequence ATGCCGGGCGGCCGGCCTACGATTCCGGCAGCACCTGGGGAGCCCGTGGCCGCGGCAGCCGAGCAACAGCTTTCGCTGATCGCCGGCCTGGATGTGCAGGGGGATCTGTTCGGGGCGGCGGGCAGCGGGGAAGACCGATCGGCAGCGGGCCAGCCTGAGGCAACCCTGGAGCAGACCGCGCTGGCTGAAGCCGCCCAGCGCCCCCGTCAGCGGCGACAACACCAGAGGTCTGAGCCCACAGGGGCCACGGCCGGAACCAGCCCGGACCCGGATGCCGGCGCCAGGCCCGCCGGCGACCCCGACAGCGACCTGCCCGCCTGGCACCACCACGGCCTGGTGGACCCGGGGCAGCTCACGCCGATGCTGCGCCACTACGTGGAGCTGAAGGCGGCCCACCCCGAGCGGCTGCTGCTCTACCGGCTGGGCGACTTCTTTGAATGCTTCTTTGAAGACGCCATCACCGCCTCGCGCCTGCTGGAACTCACCCTCACCGGCAAGGAGGCCGGCAGGGCGATCGGTCGGGTGCCGATGGCCGGCATCCCCCACCACGCCGCCGAGCGCTACTGCGGCGAGCTGGTGCGCCGCGGCCACAGCGTGGCCCTCTGCGACCAGGTGGAGAGCACACCCGCCAAGGGGGAGCTGCTCAGGCGCGAGATCACCCGCGTGCTCACCCCGGGCACGGTGCTGGAGGAGGGCATGCTCGCCGCCCGCCGCAACAACTGGCTGTGCGCCGTGGTGCTGGATGGCGCCGGCCACTCGGCCGCCCGCTGGGGCCTGGCGGTGGCCGATGTGAGCACCGGGGAATTCCGGGTCACCGAGCGCGCGGGCAGTGATGCCCTCCACCAGGAGCTGCTGCAGGTGGAGGCCGCCGAGGTGCTCTGGCCCGGGGGGCTGGCGGTCGCCGATACCGGCAATGCCGGCCCCACCGCCGCCCCCGCCTGGTGCCCTGCCGGCCTGCTGCTCACGCCCCTGCCCCGCACGCCCTTTGAAACCCCGGAGGCCAGCGCCACCCTCAAGGCGCGCTTTGGCCTGGCCAGCCTCGACGGCCTGGGGCTGGGCGAGCTGCCCCTGGCCCTGCGGGCCGCCGGCGGCCTGGTGCACTACCTCGACGACACCAATCGCGGCCCGAGCGACGCCTCCGCCACCACCCTGGCCCGGGTGCCCCTCGACCTGCCCACCAGCTGGCACGCCGGCGATGCCCTGGTGCTCGATGCCGCCACCCGCCGCAACCTGGAGCTCACCCGCACCCAGCTGGGCGGCCAGCTGCAGGGCTCCCTGCTCGGGGCGCTCGACCGCACCCACACCGCCATGGGCGGCCGCTGCCTGCGCCGTTGGATCGAGGCGCCGCTGGTGGAGCGCGAGGCGATCCTCAGGCGCCAGGGCGGCGTGAGCGAGCTGGTGGCCCAGAGGCCCCTGCGCCTGGCGGTGCGCCGGCTGCTGCGCCCGATGGGCGACCTGGAACGCCTGGCCGGCCGGGCCGGTGCCGGCACCGCCTCGGCGCGGGATCTGGTGGCCCTGGCCGATGGTCTGGAGCGGCTGCCGCAGCTGGCGGCCCAACTGGCCCAGGCCGGCAGCGCCCCCCTGCAGGCCCTGGTCCGCCCCTGGCCGGAGCTGGCCGAGCTGGCCGCCGAGCTGCGCCACACCCTGCTGGATGCCCCGCCCCTCTCCCTCAGCGAGGGCGGCCTGATCCACGACGGCGTGGATCCCCTGCTGGATGGCCTGCGCAACCAGCTCGACGACCAGGACGCCTGGCTGGCCCAGCAGGAGGCCGCCGAGCGCCGCGCCAGCGGCATCAGCACCCTCAAACTCCAATACCACCGCACCTTCGGCTACTTCCTGGCGGTGAGCCGGGCCAAGGCGGGCGCCGTGCCCGAGCACTGGATCCGCCGCCAGACCCTGGCCAACGAGGAGCGCTTCGTCACCCCCGAGCTCAAGGCCCGCGAGGGCCAGATCCAGCAGCTGCGGGCCCGCGCTGCCCAGCGGGAATACGAGCTGTTCTGCGGCCTGCGGGCGCGGGTGGGCGAGCAGGCCGCCGCCATCCGCAGCGCCGCCCGGCTGGTGGCCGAGCTCGACGCCATCGCGTCGCTGGCCGAGGTGGCCGCCACCGGCGGCTACTGCTGCCCCGAACTCACCGACCCCGCCGGCCCGGAGGCCCGCCTGCTCCACATCGAGGCCGGCCGCCACCCGGTGGTGGAGCAGCTGCTGGTGGAGGAGCCGTTCACGCCCAACAGCGTGGGCCTGGGTTCAGCAGCAGCGCTCACCGCCGGCGACTCCGGGCCCCTCCCCGACCTCGTGATCCTCACCGGCCCCAACGCCAGCGGTAAGAGTTGCTACCTGCGCCAGAGCGGCCTTCTGCAGCTGATGGCCCAGATGGGCAGCTGGATCCCCGCCAAGGCCGCCCGCCTGGGCATCGCCGATCGCATCTTCACCCGCGTCGGCGCCGGCGACGACCTGGCGGCCGGCCAGTCCACCTTCATGGTGGAGATGGCCGAGACGGCCAACATCCTGCACCACGCCACGCCGCGCTCGCTGGTGCTGCTCGATGAGATCGGCCGCGGCACCGCCACCTTCGACGGCCTCTCGATCGCCTGGGCCGTGGCCGAGCACCTGGCCACCCCGCCGGCACGCGGCGGCCTCGGTGCCCGCAGCATCTTCGCCACCCACTACCACGAGCTCAACGCCCTGGCCGAGCAGCTCCCCAACGTGGCCAACGCCCAGGTGCTGGTGGAGGAGACCGGCGACAGCCTGCGCTTTTTGCACCGGGTGGTGAGCGGCGGCGCCAGCCGCAGCTACGGCATCGAGGCCGCCCGCCTCGCCGGCGTGCCCGCCCCCGTGCTGCAGCGCGCCCGCCAGGTGCTGGCCCGCATCGAGGCCAACAGCGTCGTGCGGGTGGATCAGCAGGACGGCGCGCTCGCCGCCTGA
- a CDS encoding aspartate kinase has translation MALLVQKFGGTSLADVQRIQAVARRIAASREEGHDLVIVVSAMGHTTDELTGLARAITGNPPQREMDMLLATGEQVSIALLSMALHALGVPATSMTGTQAGIVTESAHGRARILEIRTERLRHLLDEGQVVVVAGFQGTSNSAAGTPEITTLGRGGSDTSAVALAAALGAEACEIYTDVPGVLTTDPRKVADAQLMEQVSCNEMLELASLGAAVLHPRAVEIARNYGVPLVVRSSWSDQPGTLLTSGAARPIGHGGLELGKPVDGAELEGEQAVIALAHVPDRPGVAAQLFEALGTAGLNVDLIVQATHEGAGQQGYTNDIAFTLPEADLDRAELVCREVLAGLGATPGEAGGAQLSAEAGLAKLSIAGAGIMGRPGVAARLFDTLARSGINLRLIATSEVKVSCLVAGHQGAKALRAAADAFELGEGQLRHNPEPCHLDDPAVRGVALDRDQAQVAVRRVPDRPGTAAAVCRALADAGISVDAIVQSERTHNGSKDISFTLKRDDRRRAEQALAALLNQWPGSHFEEGAAIARVSAVGAGMPCTPGTAARMFRSLADACINIELIATSEIRTSCVVAEADGVRALQAVHAAFHLGGSTNHRAEGSEAPV, from the coding sequence ATGGCCCTGCTGGTTCAGAAGTTCGGCGGCACCTCGCTGGCCGATGTGCAGCGCATCCAGGCGGTGGCCCGGCGGATCGCCGCCAGCCGCGAGGAGGGCCACGACCTGGTGATCGTGGTGTCGGCCATGGGCCACACCACCGATGAGCTCACCGGCCTGGCCCGGGCGATCACCGGCAATCCGCCCCAGCGGGAGATGGACATGCTGCTGGCCACCGGCGAGCAGGTGTCGATCGCCCTGTTGTCGATGGCCCTGCATGCCCTAGGGGTGCCGGCCACCTCGATGACGGGCACCCAGGCCGGGATCGTGACTGAATCGGCCCACGGCCGCGCCCGCATCCTGGAGATTCGCACCGAGCGGCTGCGCCACCTGCTGGATGAGGGCCAGGTGGTGGTGGTGGCGGGCTTCCAGGGCACCAGCAACTCGGCAGCCGGCACCCCCGAGATCACCACCCTGGGGCGCGGCGGCTCCGACACCTCGGCGGTGGCCCTGGCCGCCGCCCTCGGTGCCGAAGCCTGTGAGATCTACACCGATGTGCCGGGCGTGCTCACCACCGACCCGCGCAAGGTGGCCGACGCCCAGCTGATGGAGCAGGTGAGCTGCAACGAGATGCTGGAGCTGGCCAGCCTCGGTGCCGCCGTGCTGCACCCCCGGGCGGTGGAGATCGCCCGCAACTACGGCGTGCCCCTGGTGGTGCGCTCCAGCTGGAGCGATCAGCCCGGCACCCTGCTCACCAGTGGCGCCGCCCGGCCGATCGGCCACGGCGGCCTGGAGCTGGGCAAGCCGGTGGATGGGGCCGAGCTGGAGGGCGAGCAGGCCGTGATCGCCCTGGCCCACGTGCCCGATCGGCCCGGCGTGGCAGCCCAGCTGTTTGAGGCCCTGGGCACCGCCGGCCTCAACGTGGACCTGATCGTGCAGGCCACCCACGAGGGCGCCGGCCAGCAGGGCTACACCAACGACATCGCCTTCACCCTGCCCGAAGCCGACCTGGATCGGGCCGAGCTGGTGTGCCGGGAGGTGCTGGCGGGCCTGGGAGCCACCCCTGGGGAGGCAGGCGGCGCCCAGCTGAGCGCGGAAGCGGGCCTGGCCAAGCTCAGCATCGCCGGTGCCGGCATCATGGGTCGCCCGGGCGTGGCAGCCCGCCTGTTCGACACCCTGGCCCGCAGTGGCATCAACCTGCGCCTGATCGCCACCAGCGAGGTGAAAGTGAGCTGCCTTGTGGCCGGCCATCAGGGGGCCAAGGCCCTGCGTGCCGCCGCCGATGCCTTCGAGCTGGGTGAAGGGCAATTGCGGCACAACCCCGAGCCGTGCCACCTCGATGATCCGGCCGTGCGTGGGGTGGCCCTCGACCGCGACCAGGCCCAGGTCGCCGTGCGACGGGTGCCTGACCGCCCCGGCACCGCTGCCGCCGTATGCCGAGCCCTGGCTGATGCCGGCATCAGCGTCGACGCCATCGTGCAGTCGGAGCGCACCCACAACGGCAGCAAGGACATCAGCTTCACGCTCAAGCGCGACGACCGCCGCCGCGCCGAACAGGCCCTCGCGGCCCTGCTGAATCAGTGGCCCGGCTCCCACTTTGAAGAGGGAGCCGCGATCGCCCGGGTGAGCGCCGTGGGCGCGGGGATGCCCTGCACCCCCGGCACGGCGGCCCGCATGTTCCGCAGCCTGGCGGATGCCTGCATCAACATCGAACTGATCGCCACCAGCGAAATCCGCACCAGCTGCGTGGTGGCGGAGGCCGATGGCGTGCGCGCCCTGCAGGCGGTTCACGCCGCCTTCCACCTGGGCGGCAGCACCAACCATCGCGCCGAAGGCAGCGAAGCCCCCGTCTGA
- a CDS encoding GNAT family N-acetyltransferase, with translation MAQIQLVQHACGAPGLRWLGLGPQLRPGRGLLKLQRLLDKHAFWARGRSFRQLRRLLAGSEAVVTLWRGKRLVGFGRATSDGLCRAVLWDVVVAGDLQGRGLGRRVVEALLAAPALQGVERVYLMTTNSAGFYRQLGFSDATPQVLLVRAGRPSASPSQSPAGHSSSRDCS, from the coding sequence ATGGCCCAGATCCAGCTCGTCCAGCACGCCTGCGGCGCCCCCGGCCTGCGCTGGCTAGGCCTCGGCCCCCAGCTGCGCCCCGGCCGCGGCCTGCTCAAGCTCCAGCGCCTGCTCGACAAGCACGCCTTCTGGGCCCGGGGCCGCAGTTTCCGCCAGCTGCGCCGGCTGCTGGCCGGCAGTGAGGCGGTGGTGACCCTCTGGCGCGGCAAGCGGCTGGTGGGCTTCGGCCGGGCCACCAGCGACGGCCTCTGCCGGGCCGTGCTCTGGGATGTGGTGGTGGCCGGCGACCTCCAGGGCCGGGGCCTGGGCCGCCGGGTGGTGGAGGCCCTGCTGGCCGCGCCGGCGCTGCAGGGGGTGGAGCGGGTGTATCTGATGACGACCAACAGCGCCGGCTTCTACCGGCAGCTGGGCTTCAGCGATGCCACGCCCCAGGTGCTGCTGGTCAGGGCAGGGCGGCCATCAGCGAGCCCATCTCAATCGCCTGCAGGGCATAGCTCCAGCCGAGATTGCTCTTGA
- a CDS encoding precorrin-8X methylmutase, with translation MAVAGADFDHPIFCESLRIIRAMPGIEAALGPLTALQQDVVLRLIHSSGDPELAGAVRFSPGACEAGLAALAAGAPILTDTVMAAAAVGPMARRTFGNRVRSVLDWAPEQAPAGSTRAAAGMALALAEVGQASGEDGAAPVVLIGSAPTALEVLLEQVGSGAAGVGAAPGRLPALVIGMPVGFVGVAESKRHLAASGLAHIGLAGSKGGAGLVAAACNALLRAAWLQAASAPSC, from the coding sequence ATGGCGGTTGCCGGCGCTGACTTTGATCACCCGATCTTTTGCGAGAGCCTGCGGATCATCCGGGCGATGCCGGGCATCGAGGCAGCCCTGGGGCCGCTCACAGCGCTGCAGCAGGACGTGGTGCTGCGCCTGATCCACAGCAGCGGCGACCCTGAACTGGCCGGCGCGGTGCGCTTCTCGCCGGGGGCCTGCGAGGCCGGCCTGGCGGCCCTGGCGGCAGGGGCGCCGATTCTCACCGATACGGTGATGGCGGCGGCGGCCGTGGGGCCGATGGCGCGGCGCACCTTCGGCAACCGGGTGCGCAGCGTGCTGGATTGGGCTCCTGAGCAGGCCCCGGCCGGATCGACCCGCGCCGCGGCGGGTATGGCGCTGGCTCTGGCGGAGGTTGGGCAGGCCAGTGGGGAGGATGGCGCGGCGCCGGTGGTGCTGATCGGCAGCGCGCCCACGGCCCTGGAGGTGTTGCTGGAGCAGGTGGGCAGCGGCGCGGCTGGGGTTGGGGCTGCACCCGGACGGCTACCGGCCCTGGTGATCGGCATGCCGGTGGGGTTTGTGGGGGTGGCGGAGAGCAAGCGCCACCTGGCTGCGAGTGGCCTGGCCCACATCGGGCTCGCGGGCTCCAAGGGCGGAGCCGGACTGGTGGCCGCGGCCTGCAACGCCCTGCTGCGGGCGGCCTGGCTTCAGGCGGCGAGCGCGCCGTCCTGCTGA
- a CDS encoding 6,7-dimethyl-8-ribityllumazine synthase: MPVASFEGQFSGASGLRVAIVVARFNDLVTGKLLSGCLDCLGRHGIDTSPSSSQLDLAWVPGSFEIPLVAQRLAASGRYQVVITLGAVIRGDTPHFDVVVAEVSKGVAAVSRQTGVPVIFGVLTTDTMQQALERAGIKSNLGWSYALQAIEMGSLMAALP, encoded by the coding sequence ATGCCCGTGGCCAGTTTCGAGGGACAGTTCAGCGGTGCCAGCGGGCTGCGGGTGGCGATCGTGGTGGCCCGCTTCAACGACCTGGTGACGGGCAAATTGCTGAGTGGCTGCCTCGACTGCCTCGGCCGCCACGGCATCGACACCAGCCCCAGCAGCAGCCAGCTCGATCTGGCCTGGGTGCCCGGCAGTTTCGAGATCCCCCTGGTGGCCCAGCGTCTGGCCGCCAGCGGTCGCTACCAGGTGGTGATCACCCTCGGGGCCGTGATCCGCGGCGACACCCCCCACTTCGATGTGGTGGTGGCCGAGGTGAGCAAGGGTGTGGCCGCGGTGAGCCGGCAGACCGGCGTGCCGGTGATCTTCGGGGTGCTCACCACCGACACCATGCAGCAGGCCCTGGAGCGGGCCGGCATCAAGAGCAATCTCGGCTGGAGCTATGCCCTGCAGGCGATTGAGATGGGCTCGCTGATGGCCGCCCTGCCCTGA
- the psbZ gene encoding photosystem II reaction center protein PsbZ, giving the protein MQILNTLSVLALVVMSFALIVAVPVLYASSEDSGRSNRLILLGGLAWVALVLVNWGISFLVV; this is encoded by the coding sequence ATGCAGATCCTCAACACTCTTTCCGTCCTGGCCCTGGTGGTGATGTCCTTCGCCCTGATCGTGGCGGTGCCCGTGCTGTACGCCAGCAGTGAGGACAGCGGCCGCTCCAATCGGTTGATCCTGCTCGGCGGCCTGGCCTGGGTGGCCCTGGTGCTGGTGAACTGGGGCATCAGCTTCCTGGTGGTCTGA
- the uvrB gene encoding excinuclease ABC subunit UvrB codes for MAGPFQLHAPYEPKGDQPEAIKGLVAGVESGERYQTLLGATGTGKTFTIANVIARTGRPTLVLAHNKTLAAQLCNELREFFPNNAVEYFISYYDYYQPEAYVPVSDTYIAKTASINEEIDMLRHSATRSLFERRDVIVVASISCIYGLGIPSEYLKAAVKFQVGDTLNLRGSLRELVNNQYSRNDVEISRGRFRVRGDVLEIGPAYEDRLVRIELFGDEVEAIRYVDPTTGEILKSLDTINIYPAKHFVTPKERLADAIKAIRAELRERLDLLNSQGRLLEAQRLEQRTTYDLEMLEQVGYCNGVENYARHLAGREAGTPPECLIDYFPDDWLLVVDESHVTCSQLQAMYNGDQSRKQVLIEHGFRLPSAADNRPLKGEEFWQKARQSIFVSATPGNWELAESKGQVVEQVIRPTGVLDPVVEVRPTDGQVDDLLGEIRIRADKQERVLVTTLTKRMAEDLTDYLAENGVRVRYLHSEIHSIERIEIIQDLRNGEYDVLVGVNLLREGLDLPEVSLVAILDADKEGFLRAERSLIQTIGRAARHIEGVALLYADNLTDSMVKAISETERRRAIQHTYNQKHGITPTPAGKRAGNAILAFLEVSRRLNDEQLEEAADQAEHNAVPLDALPELIQQLEEKMKSAAKNLEFEEAANLRDRIKGLRQKLVGKA; via the coding sequence ATGGCCGGCCCCTTTCAGCTCCACGCCCCCTATGAGCCCAAGGGCGACCAGCCCGAGGCGATCAAGGGCCTGGTGGCGGGGGTGGAGAGCGGCGAGCGTTACCAGACCCTGCTGGGTGCCACCGGCACCGGCAAGACGTTCACGATCGCCAATGTGATCGCCCGCACCGGGCGCCCCACCCTGGTGCTGGCCCACAACAAGACCTTGGCGGCCCAGCTCTGCAACGAGTTGCGGGAATTCTTCCCCAACAACGCCGTTGAATATTTCATCAGCTACTACGACTACTACCAGCCGGAGGCGTATGTGCCCGTCTCCGACACCTACATCGCCAAGACGGCATCGATCAACGAAGAGATCGACATGCTGCGCCACTCGGCGACGCGCTCCCTGTTCGAGCGCAGGGATGTGATCGTGGTGGCCTCGATCAGCTGCATCTACGGCCTGGGCATCCCCAGTGAATACCTCAAGGCGGCGGTGAAGTTTCAGGTGGGCGACACGCTCAACCTGCGCGGCTCCCTGCGGGAGCTGGTGAACAACCAGTATTCCCGCAACGATGTGGAGATTTCCCGCGGCCGCTTCCGGGTGCGGGGCGATGTGCTCGAGATCGGCCCGGCCTATGAAGATCGGTTGGTGCGGATCGAGCTGTTCGGCGACGAGGTGGAGGCGATCCGCTACGTGGATCCCACCACCGGCGAGATCCTGAAGAGCCTCGACACCATCAACATCTACCCGGCCAAGCACTTTGTGACTCCCAAGGAGCGGCTGGCCGATGCGATCAAGGCGATCCGCGCTGAGTTGCGGGAACGGTTGGATCTGCTCAACAGCCAGGGCCGGCTGCTGGAGGCCCAGCGCCTGGAGCAGCGCACCACCTACGACCTGGAGATGCTGGAGCAGGTGGGCTACTGCAACGGCGTGGAGAACTACGCCCGTCACCTGGCTGGCCGCGAAGCCGGTACGCCGCCCGAATGCCTGATCGATTACTTCCCCGACGACTGGCTGCTGGTGGTGGATGAAAGCCACGTCACCTGCAGCCAGCTGCAGGCGATGTACAACGGCGACCAATCGCGCAAGCAGGTGCTGATCGAGCACGGCTTCCGTCTGCCCAGCGCCGCCGATAACCGGCCGCTCAAGGGGGAGGAGTTCTGGCAGAAGGCGCGCCAGAGCATCTTTGTGAGTGCCACCCCAGGGAACTGGGAGCTGGCCGAGAGCAAGGGACAGGTGGTGGAGCAGGTGATCCGCCCCACCGGCGTGCTCGATCCCGTGGTGGAGGTGCGGCCCACCGATGGCCAGGTCGATGACCTGCTGGGCGAGATCCGCATCCGGGCGGACAAGCAGGAGCGGGTGCTGGTGACCACGCTCACCAAGCGGATGGCCGAAGATCTCACCGACTATCTGGCCGAAAACGGCGTGCGGGTGCGCTACCTGCACTCGGAGATCCACTCGATCGAGCGCATCGAGATCATCCAGGACCTGCGCAATGGTGAATACGACGTGCTGGTGGGCGTGAATCTGCTGCGCGAGGGGCTGGACTTGCCGGAGGTGTCGCTGGTGGCGATCCTCGATGCCGACAAGGAGGGTTTCCTGCGGGCCGAGCGCTCCCTGATCCAGACCATCGGCCGCGCCGCGCGCCATATCGAAGGCGTGGCCCTGCTCTATGCCGACAACCTCACCGATTCGATGGTCAAGGCGATCTCGGAAACCGAACGCCGCCGCGCCATCCAGCACACCTACAACCAGAAGCACGGCATCACGCCCACCCCGGCGGGCAAGCGGGCCGGCAACGCGATCCTGGCCTTTCTGGAAGTGTCGCGCCGGCTCAACGACGAGCAGCTCGAGGAGGCTGCCGACCAGGCCGAACACAACGCAGTCCCCCTCGATGCGCTGCCGGAGCTGATCCAGCAGCTGGAGGAGAAGATGAAGAGCGCCGCCAAGAACCTGGAATTCGAGGAGGCGGCCAACCTGCGCGACCGCATCAAGGGCCTGCGCCAGAAGCTGGTGGGCAAGGCCTGA
- the holA gene encoding DNA polymerase III subunit delta, whose amino-acid sequence MPIHLLWGDDEAARNRAVEALVQAQLDPAWASLNLSRLDGHDASQAAQALEEARTPPFGSGGRVVVLQRSPFCSQCPADLAEGFEASLTQVADGCHLLLVSAGKPDARLRTTKTLQKLIKAGLASEQSFALPAIWDGAGQVELVARTARELDLQLEPAAAEALAEAIGSDSARLASELEKLSLYAAAAPAGQQRNDSAQGRGGPISLAAVQALVGGQSTSALAVGDALLAGKPADAIARVDALLAANEPALRVVASLTSQIRGWLWVALLDQNGESDVAVIAKAAGIGNPKRIYVMRKQIRGKRPALFLRLLGQLLEVEAALKRGQDPGDAFRDGFLLTAPGGG is encoded by the coding sequence ATGCCGATCCACCTGCTCTGGGGCGACGACGAGGCGGCCCGCAACCGCGCCGTCGAAGCACTGGTGCAGGCCCAGCTGGATCCCGCCTGGGCCAGCCTCAACCTCAGTCGTCTCGATGGCCACGACGCCAGTCAGGCGGCCCAGGCCCTGGAGGAGGCCCGCACCCCGCCCTTCGGCAGTGGCGGCCGGGTGGTGGTGCTGCAGCGCAGCCCCTTCTGCAGCCAGTGCCCAGCCGACCTGGCCGAGGGCTTCGAGGCATCCCTGACCCAGGTGGCCGACGGCTGCCACCTGTTGCTGGTCAGCGCCGGCAAGCCCGATGCGCGGCTGCGCACCACCAAGACCCTGCAGAAACTGATCAAGGCCGGCCTGGCCAGCGAACAGAGCTTCGCCCTGCCGGCGATCTGGGATGGGGCAGGCCAGGTGGAGCTGGTGGCGCGCACCGCCCGCGAGCTGGATCTGCAGCTGGAGCCCGCCGCCGCCGAGGCCCTGGCCGAGGCGATCGGCAGCGACAGCGCCCGGCTGGCCAGTGAACTGGAGAAGCTGAGCCTTTACGCCGCAGCGGCTCCGGCAGGCCAGCAACGGAACGACAGCGCCCAGGGAAGGGGCGGCCCGATCAGCCTGGCCGCCGTGCAGGCCCTGGTGGGCGGCCAGAGCACCAGCGCCCTGGCGGTGGGCGACGCCCTGCTGGCCGGCAAACCCGCCGACGCCATCGCCCGGGTGGACGCCCTGCTGGCCGCCAACGAGCCGGCTCTGCGCGTTGTGGCGTCGCTCACCAGCCAGATCCGCGGCTGGCTGTGGGTGGCCCTGCTCGACCAGAACGGCGAAAGCGACGTGGCCGTGATCGCCAAGGCCGCCGGCATCGGCAACCCCAAGCGCATCTACGTGATGCGCAAGCAGATCCGCGGCAAACGGCCCGCCCTGTTCCTGCGCCTGCTGGGCCAGCTGCTCGAGGTGGAGGCCGCCCTCAAACGCGGCCAGGACCCCGGCGATGCCTTCCGTGACGGCTTCCTGCTCACGGCCCCTGGCGGCGGATAA